GCCGAAGGTGTTGGACACTTCATGGACGAGAGCCGCCAGCGCGCCATCGCGCCGCCAACAGAAATAGACGCTCAGCGGATTGAACGCGTAATTGAGCACGCGTGGCATCGTCAGCAACACGATCGCGCCGCCATCCCAAGCAACATTGGAGGCGTGAAGTTTCGTTTCGATCTGCGCCCGCAAAGGCGCTTCGATGCGTCCCGCGTGATCGCGGTCATGAACCGAGACGAGGTTCGCCCGATTGTGCGAAAACCAACGCAGCTTCCGTCCAAGCGCTGGCAGATCATCAATGTCGAGAGCCAGCATGAACACGCGATAGCGCAATCGGTGCGCTCCGGGTCGCGCATGCGCGACGTGGCCGGTGTAGATCGCGCTCACGCCGCCAACGTCTCAGGCGCCGGGGTTGGCAGGAAGATGCGGCCGGACTCATTCTCGACCGTCCACGGGCGGCGCACCCCGCCAAGCTGTTCAGCCACTGCCAAGCCGGCCTGGAGCCCATCTTCATGAAAGCCCGACCCGAAATGGGCGCCGCAAAACCACGTGCGCCGCCGGCCTTGTAGCTGCCATAATCGCTGCTGCGCGCGCAGCGCTGGCGCGTCGAAGATAGGGTGTTCGTACTCCGTCGCGTACTTGATCGTGTCTTCGCGCGGCATACGCTGAGGGTTCAGCGTGAGAAAAATATCGTCCTTGCACGGCAAGCGCTGCAGCAGGTTCATCCAGTACGAGACCACACAGCCGCCATTTGGATTGTCGCCGACATAATTCCAGCTGGCCCAGCTGGATTTCTTTCGCGGCATTAAGCTCCGATCGGTGTGCAGGATCGCGCGGTTCTTGCTGTAGCGGAACGCGCCGAGCAACGCGCTTTCTTCAGCGTCGACATCTTCCAGCATGAGCCGTGCGTCGTTCGCGTGTGTCGCGACAACAACCTGGTCGAAACGCTCCGTCCCACCGCGTGCATCGCGAACCACGACGCCGTCAGCGTCGCGGCGAATTGCGATTGCACCTGCGCTGAGGCGAATGCGATCGCCGAAAGCGCTCGTGAGCTTTTCAACGTAAGCGCGGCTGCCGCTAACGACAGTGCGCCATTTCGGCCGACCGCTGAGCTTCAGGAGCCCGTGATTTTCGAAGAAGCGCACGAACGCGCAGGCGGGATAGTGCGCGATTTCCTCCAACGAGGCCGACCAGATCGCCGCGGCTTGCGGCAAGATGTGATCGCGCTGGAACGGGTCTCCGTACCCATTGCGCTTCAGATACTCGCCCAACGAGATCATATCGGCGCGCGTCCCAGGGAGATCGAGCGGCGCCTGTTTATAGAAACGCAGCAGGTCGAGCGTCATTGACCAGAAGCGCGGGCTCAGCAGATTGCGCCCGCCGGCGAGAAACGCGGATGCCCCGACAGATGAATACTCGATGCGGCCGCCGTCGAGCGACACGCCAAAACTCATGTCCGAGTCTTGGCTCTCGACGCCGAGATGCTCGAACAGGGCGACAAGATTTGGATAGGTGACGTCGTTGAAAACGATGAAGCCGGTATCGACTGGGATTGTTCCGCTCGCGGTGTGTACGTTTACCGTGTTCGAGTGTCCGCCAAGCCGATCGTTCTTCTCGTAGATAGTGACCTCATGGGCCTTGCTTAGCAGCCAAGCCGCCGACATTCCGGCTATGCCCGAACCGATCACGGCGATACGTTGGCGGCGCTGTTCCAGCGATGACGTGAAGGGCATGAATTCGGTCAGCTCCGCATTGCAGACAATCGATGGGTACGGGCGCGGCAGGCGTCTGGATCACGTTGATCCAGCGTTGCCAGGGGCGCGTAGAAGTCCCGATGCGTGCGCTTGCAACTTATGGAGACGTCCTCGGAACGGGCTTTCCGCCCAGGCCGCCGAGGTACGCGCGCGTTGGAAAGGCAAGGCCCGTGGACGATAGTCGCGCGGAAGACGAGGCGCTGTTGCTGCGCGTCGCCCAGGGCGACCGCGCGGCCTTTGCGTCTCTTTTCGGCAAATACGCCGCGCGTGTGAAGGGCTATCTGATCCGTTTGGGCGCCCCCGGCGCGGCCGCGGAAGACTTGGCGCAGGATGCAATGGTTTCGGTCTGGCGGCGCGCTGGCAGCTACGACCCGGCGAAGGCGAAGGCCTCAACCTGGATATTTGTCATCGCGCGCAATGCCTGGATCGACAAGCTACGTCGCGAAAAGGTCGAGTTCGCCTATCGCGAAACCGCGGATGAGCCGTTGGAGCACGACGAGGCGCCAGATGCGGCCGCCGTGCGGGTGCAAACCGAACAGCAGATGGCGGCGGCCCTGGAATTGTTGTCCGAAGAGCAAAAACAGGTCGTACGCCTCGCTTTCTTCGAAGACAGGTCGCATTCAGAAATCGCCGAACGGCTTACCTTGCCACTGGGCACGGTGAAGTCGCGGCTGCGGCTTGCGCTCATGAAACTGCGCGCGCATTGGGAGCAATATACGTGAAGCCGCATCATCACCCTTCGCCGGATATCCTCGCCGTTTACGCGGCTGGGACGCTTGAACCGGGTTTTGGCCTTGTGGTGGGCGCGCACGTTGAAGGCTGCAAGGCGTGCCGCGCGCGCGTGAGCGCGTACGAGGCCGTCTCGGGCGCAGCCTTGGCTGAGGTTACGCCGGCGATCGTTCGCGACGATGCGCTTTCGCGTGTGATGGCGCGCTTGGATGGGCCCGCGCCCCCGCCAGCCAAGCCGGATACCCGGCCTTTGCTCGATCGCTTGCCGCTTAAACCTAAGAAGTGGGTGGCGCCTGGCGTGTGGGTCGCGGCTGTGGATACGCCGCATGCGCCTGAGAACCGGGTCTATTTGCTTTCGGTCGCGGCAGGCGGCCTCACGGCGCGGCACGCTCACGACGGGCGCGAGTTCTGCACGGTGCTTAAGGGCGCCTACCGCGACGAGCTCGGCCGCTTCGCGGCTGGCGATTTCGCGGCCGCCGACGGGGCGTTCAACCACCAGCCGATGGTGGAGGGCGATGAGGACTGCATCTGCCTCTTCGCCACCGAAGGGCGGCTCAGGCCGCAAGGCATTTTGGCGCGAATGGCTTTTGCGTACGCCAACGTGTAGCCGTTGCTCGTCGCAGCTCGATAGTCAGATCGGGTGACAGCCGTCACAGTCCGCCGCTTCGCGACACGGAACTTTGGCGGCGCATGACACCTCAAACATCCCAAAACACCGCGCCTTCCGCCCTAACGGCGGCGGGCCGGGTCGCCGACATCGATTTGCTGCGTGGCCTGGTCATGGTCGTGATGGCGCTCGATCACGTGCGCGACTATTTTCACGATCAGGCTTTCACCAGCGATCCGCTCAACCCCGACACAACAACGCCGGTCATCTATTTCACGCGCTGGATCACTCATATCTGCGCGCCAGTGTTTGTGTTTCTCGCCGGCGTTTCCGTGCATCTGCAAATGACACGCGGGAAATCGATCGGAGAAGTTTCACGGCTGCTGCTCACGCGCGGATTTTGGCTCATCTTCCTGGAAGTGACGGTGCTCTCGTTCGGCTGGTCGTTTGGCGTGCCGTGGGTGATTTTCCTGCAGGTGATCTGGGCCATCGGCTGGGCGATGATCGCACTCGCCGGCTTGGTCTGGCTGCCGCGCAACGCCGCTTTGGCGATTGGCC
This window of the alpha proteobacterium U9-1i genome carries:
- a CDS encoding amine oxidase (COG2907) produces the protein MPFTSSLEQRRQRIAVIGSGIAGMSAAWLLSKAHEVTIYEKNDRLGGHSNTVNVHTASGTIPVDTGFIVFNDVTYPNLVALFEHLGVESQDSDMSFGVSLDGGRIEYSSVGASAFLAGGRNLLSPRFWSMTLDLLRFYKQAPLDLPGTRADMISLGEYLKRNGYGDPFQRDHILPQAAAIWSASLEEIAHYPACAFVRFFENHGLLKLSGRPKWRTVVSGSRAYVEKLTSAFGDRIRLSAGAIAIRRDADGVVVRDARGGTERFDQVVVATHANDARLMLEDVDAEESALLGAFRYSKNRAILHTDRSLMPRKKSSWASWNYVGDNPNGGCVVSYWMNLLQRLPCKDDIFLTLNPQRMPREDTIKYATEYEHPIFDAPALRAQQRLWQLQGRRRTWFCGAHFGSGFHEDGLQAGLAVAEQLGGVRRPWTVENESGRIFLPTPAPETLAA
- a CDS encoding RNA polymerase sigma-70 factor, translating into MDDSRAEDEALLLRVAQGDRAAFASLFGKYAARVKGYLIRLGAPGAAAEDLAQDAMVSVWRRAGSYDPAKAKASTWIFVIARNAWIDKLRREKVEFAYRETADEPLEHDEAPDAAAVRVQTEQQMAAALELLSEEQKQVVRLAFFEDRSHSEIAERLTLPLGTVKSRLRLALMKLRAHWEQYT
- a CDS encoding transcriptional activator chrR, encoding MKPHHHPSPDILAVYAAGTLEPGFGLVVGAHVEGCKACRARVSAYEAVSGAALAEVTPAIVRDDALSRVMARLDGPAPPPAKPDTRPLLDRLPLKPKKWVAPGVWVAAVDTPHAPENRVYLLSVAAGGLTARHAHDGREFCTVLKGAYRDELGRFAAGDFAAADGAFNHQPMVEGDEDCICLFATEGRLRPQGILARMAFAYANV